A genome region from Tursiops truncatus isolate mTurTru1 chromosome 15, mTurTru1.mat.Y, whole genome shotgun sequence includes the following:
- the LOC109551363 gene encoding LOW QUALITY PROTEIN: interferon lambda-1-like (The sequence of the model RefSeq protein was modified relative to this genomic sequence to represent the inferred CDS: inserted 1 base in 1 codon): MAAAWVLVLVTVMLDLARAGPVPTSKPTTTGKGCHMGRFQSLLPRELEGFKKAKGALEESLSLKNWSCSSHRFPRTQDLRQRQVWERPVALEAELDLTLKVLGAVADSSSGVILDQPLHMLRHIHSELQACIPARPTAESQPXGRLHHWLCRLQEATKEESQGCLDASVTFNLFCLLIRDLRIVASGDLHI; encoded by the exons ATGGCTGCAGCTTGGGTCCTGGTGTTGGTGACTGTGATGCTGGACTTGGCCAGAGCAGGCCCTGTCCCCACGTCCAAGCCCACCACAACCGGGAAGGGCTGCCACATGGGCCGGTTCCAATCTCTGTTGCCAAGGGAGCTGGAGGGCTTCAAGAAAGCCAAGGGTGCCTTAGAAGAGTCGCTCTCGCTGAAGAACTGGAGCTGCAGCTCTCACCGCTTCCCCAGGACCCAGGACCTGAGGCAGCGGCAGGTGTGGGAGCGCCCTGTGGCCTTGGAGGCAGAGTTAGACCTGACGCTGAAGGTCCTGGGTGCTGTGGCAGACTCGTCCTCGGGGGTCATCCTGGACCAGCCGCTGCACATGCTGCGCCACATCCACTCCGAGCTTCAGGCTTGCATCCCGGCTCGGCCCACAGCAGAATCCCAGC CGGGCCGCCTCCACCACTGGCTGTGCCGGCTCCAGGAGGCCACAAAGGAGGAGTCCCAAGGCTGTCTCGACGCCTCTGTCACATTCAACCTCTTCTGCCTCCTCATAAGGGATCTGAGAATTGTTGCCAGTGGAGACCTGCATATCTGA
- the SPATA2 gene encoding spermatogenesis-associated protein 2 has translation MGKPSSMDAKYKDDLFRKYVQFHEGKVDTTPSKQRPGSDESLRVAASTLLSLHKVDPFYRFRLIQFYEVVESSLRSLSSSSLRALHCAFSVLETVGVNLFLYPWKKEFRSIKTYTGPFVYYVKSTLLEEDIRAILNYMGYVPELGTAYKLKELVETLQVKMVSFELFLAKVECEQMLEIHSQVKDKGYSELDVVSERKSSAEDVRGCSDALRRRAEGREHLTTSMARVVLQKSASERAAKDYYKPRVTKPSRSVDTYDNYWESRKPPLKTSLSLRKEPVAADLGDDLKDEIIRPSPSLLTMSSSPHGSPDDLPSPSPNNGLGLLRGTYFSAQEDVDLYTDSEPRATYRRQDALRPDVWLVRNDAHPIYHKRSPPAKESALSKCQNCGLSCSSSLCQRCDSLLACSPASKPGGFPSKASAHDSLAHGSSLREKYAGQTQGLDRPPHLHSKSKPSSAAATRCGFCDRPGAANTCTQCSKASCDACLSTYHYDPCCKKSELHKFMPNNQLNYKSAQFSHLVYR, from the exons ATGGGGAAGCCCAGTTCAATGGATGCAAAATATAAGGATGACTTATTTCGGAAGTACGTGCAGTTCCATGAAGGCAAAGTGGACACCACCCCCAGCAAGCAGCGGCCTGGCAGTGATGAGTCCCTGCGGGTGGCAGCCTCGACCCTGCTCAGCCTGCACAAGGTGGATCCCTTTTATCGATTCCGGCTGATCCAGTTCTATGAGGTGGTGGAGAGCTCTCTGCGCTCACTGAGCTCCTCCAGTCTGCGGGCTCTGCACTGTGCCTTCAGTGTGCTCGAAACGGTGGGTGTCAACCTTTTCCTCTACCCGTGGAAGAAGGAATTCAGAAGCATCAAG ACCTACACGGGCCCCTTTGTTTATTACGTCAAGTCCACATTACTGGAAGAGGACATCCGAGCCATCCTGAATTACATGGGCTATGTGCCCGAGTTGGGGACTGCGTACAAGCTCAAAGAGCTGGTAGAGACCCTCCAAGTGAAGATGGTCTCCTTTGAACTCTTTCTGGCCAAGGTGGAGTGTGAACAGATGCTGGAAATCCACTCCCAAGTCAAGGACAAAGGCTACTCTGAGCTGGACGTGGTGAGCGAGCGCAAGAGCAGCGCGGAGGACGTGCGAGGCTGCTCAGATGCCCTGCGGCGGCGGGCCGAGGGCCGGGAGCATCTGACAACCTCCATGGCCCGCGTGGTGCTCCAGAAGTCGGCCAGCGAGCGGGCAGCCAAGGACTACTACAAGCCCCGTGTGACCAAGCCCTCAAGGTCGGTGGACACCTATGACAATTACTGGGAGAGCCGGAAGCCGCCCCTGAAGACCTCGTTGAGCCTGCGGAaggagcctgtggcagcagactTGGGGGACGACCTCAAGGACGAGATCATCCGCCCGTCCCCCTCGCTCCTGACCATGTCCAGCTCCCCCCACGGCAGCCCGGATGACCtgccatccccctcccccaacaatgGCCTTGGCTTGCTGCGTGGCACGTACTTCTCTGCTCAGGAGGATGTGGATCTGTACACAGACTCGGAACCCAGGGCCACGTACCGGAGGCAGGATGCCCTGCGGCCAGATGTCTGGCTGGTCAGAAACGACGCCCACCCCATCTACCACAAGCGCTCGCCCCCCGCCAAAGAGTCCGCCCTCTCCAAGTGCCAAAACTGCGGTCTGTCCTGCAGCTCCTCCCTCTGCCAGCGCTGCGACAGCCTGCTCGCCTGCTCCCCGGCCTCCAAGCCCGGCGGCTTCCCCAGCAAGGCCTCCGCCCACGACAGCCTGGCCCACGGGTCATCTCTGCGGGAGAAGTATGCAGGCCAGACGCAGGGCCTCGACCGGCCGCCGCACCTCCACTCGAAATCCAAGCCCTCCTCTGCAGCCGCCACCCGCTGTGGCTTCTGTGACCGCCCCGGGGCCGCCAACACCTGCACCCAATGTTCGAAAGCCTCCTGCGACGCCTGCCTCAGCACCTACCATTACGACCCCTGCTGCAAAAAGAGTGAGCTGCACAAGTTCATGCCCAACAACCAGCTGAACTACAAGTCCGCCCAGTTCTCCCATCTCGTGTACAGATAG